In one Bactrocera tryoni isolate S06 chromosome 5, CSIRO_BtryS06_freeze2, whole genome shotgun sequence genomic region, the following are encoded:
- the LOC120778390 gene encoding serine protease easter-like has translation MIEAGREVNSWLDLSDTGILPRENECGKVDLSNRIIGGTETRIDELPWTALLVYFNRSNGDLGSACAGTLINSFHVITAPQCVDYEMIYKSGINLTAVRLGEWNVATERDCEKDSRYVEFCAPPVQDIKIDEVIINADFDRKKMLHDIALVRLVRKVIYTDFISPICLPTWDSQVYLGFADTTAEIAGWGETEKKTYSNKKLKATVNIHNLQECTSNITHDDIGFGHTYDPYRQSCAVGNDKIACKIDTGGPLMILDKPSGRTSYYLIGIFSSVEQSCTERKPPAIYTRIRLYMPWIRTVLDR, from the exons ATGATAGAAGCAGGGAGAGAA gTAAACTCATGGCTTGATCTGAGCGATACTGGTATATTGCCAAGAGAAAATGAATGCGGCAAGGTGGATCTATCGAATCGTATTATAGGAGGAACTGAAACACGTATCGATGAATTGCCCTGGACAGCACTGCTTGTATATTTCAATAGAA GTAACGGTGATTTGGGATCCGCTTGTGCCGGGACGCTTATTAATTCATTCCATGTGATCACAGCACCACAGTGTGTTGACTACGAAATGATTTACAAAAGCGGTATAAATCTGACAGCTGTACGTTTGGGCGAATGGAATGTTGCCACCGAAAGGGATTGTGAGAAAGATTCCCGATATGTGGAATTCTGTGCGCCACCTGTACAGGATATCAAAATCGATGAGGTTATAATTAATGCAGATTTTGACAGAAAGAAAATGTTACATGATATAGCTTTAGTACGTTTGGTGCGAAAAGTCATTTATACGGACTTTATTAGTCCCATCTGCTTGCCAACATGGGATTCTCAAGTATATCTGGGCTTTGCCGATACCACAGCCGAAATCGCTGGATGGGGAGAAACGGAAAAGAAAACATATAGTAATAAGAAATTGAAAGCTACAGTCAATATACACAATCTGCAAGAATGCACAAGCAATATTACACATGATGATATAGGTTTCGGGCATACTTATGATCCCTATCGACAATCGTGTGCTGTTGGCAACGACAAAATTGCCTGTAAAATCGACACGGGGGGTCCACTTATGATTTTAGACAAACCCAGTGGTAGGACTTCTTATTATTTGATAGGCATTTTTTCTAGTGTGGAGCAATCTTGCACAGAGAGGAAGCCACCAGCTATTTATACGCGTATTCGTCTGTACATGCCCTGGATAAGAACAGTTTTGGATAGATAA
- the LOC120778388 gene encoding CLIP domain-containing serine protease 2-like gives MVKIHGILPTTEVCGTLTLSNRIYGGDETDIDEYPWIALILPRNENFFLKCSGSLINKYFVVTTAHCITSINSLSDVLVRLGEWNLDKDHGCNENRCELPLQEKEIDAIIKHPEYKTKSMDNDVALLPFMSGWGGTENKLYSPIKLKATDHILSVVQKKRKGKKDRYYCNNVLISNSKIYATALYKNEHNSLKTKAIDFKPVSN, from the exons ATGGTCAAAATTCAT GGTATTCTACCGACAACTGAGGTATGTGGGACATTAACTTTATCAAATCGCATCTACGGTGGTGATGAAACTGATATTGATGAATATCCCTGGATTGCATTGATTTTACccagaaatgaaaatttctttttgaaatgtTCTGGTTCTCTTATTAACAAATACTTTGTTGTCACCACCGCACATTGTATTACTTCAATCAACTCATTATCAGATGTTCTAGTTCGCTTGGGTGAATGGAATTTGGATAAAGATCACGGTTGTAATGAAAATCGTTGTGAGCTACCTCTTCAAGAAAAGGAAATAGATGCAATTATAAAACATCCAGAATATAAGACAAAAAGCATGGATAATGACGTAGCTTTGTTAC CTTTTATGAGCGGTTGGGGAGGCACTGAAAATAAACTGTATAGTCCTATTAAGTTAAAAGCCACGGATCATATATTATCAGTCgttcaaaagaaaagaaaaggaaAGAAAGACCGTTACTATTGCAATAATGTTTTAATAAGTAACAGCAAAATTTATGCTACAG CACTCTACAAAAATGAGCATAACTCTCTTAAAACTAAAGCTATTGACTTCAAACCGGtatcaaattaa